ATTACTTCTTTTCAATATATTTTTTAGCACAAATTTGAGTGCCGATGAAGGCGATACAATCAAAGTTCAAGCTTTTGATTATAGTATGCGCGGCAATGTTAAAGAAGCATGGGTAGTTTTCCCTGATGAAAACACGAAATACGAGAAAGTATATATGTACTATAGCCTCAAGTGTGATCCATTAAATACTCCTTACAAATGTGGTGAATGGGACTACCTAACCTATACCTATGCATCAAAAAAAACGGGTAATTATCAGCTATTCCCAAATTTCAAGGTAAATGGAAATACCTATGACACTTTTCCCTACATGCTCACTCCTGCCTGGAATTATCAAACCTGGATTGAAAAATCATATGTTATAAATGATACAATTAGTTTAAAGCAAATTAATTCAGCTAATATAAATAGCGGATCAGAGAAAACTTTCCTGCAAGAAATGCCTTTTTATCGTATGCAGTATGTTTGGAAAGCAAGTGAACTCAAACAAATAGGTTTAGATTCCAATCTGATAAGCGGGATACATCTTTATTTAGGAAAGAATTATGGAGATATTGGAAGAATTGCCATACGGATTAAAAATACAATGAAAGACTCTTTGTTCGTTTCCGATGTTGAACAAGATGGATTCCTTTCGGTATTTGACAAATATGTAAACATTAGTACTGATGGATGGGTTTATTTTGCATTCAATACTAGCTTTAGTTGGGATAGTTTGTCAAATATCCTGATTGATTTCAGTGTAAGCAAAAACTTTAACTTACAGCCAATTCATAGTAAAATTGAAACAACTAACTGGCCTTCCGGTTTGGTATCTTCTTCAGCGGATTATGCACTTGACTTTGAAGGACCTGACTATATTGACGTTCCGACAGATAATTTCAACCAAATTGAAAATGAAATAACAGTTTCGTTATGGCAATATGGAGATCCAACAATTCAAGCGCAAAACGATCACGTTTTTGAAGCATTCGATGTAAATAACAAACGGGTAATC
This region of Bacteroidota bacterium genomic DNA includes:
- a CDS encoding LamG domain-containing protein; its protein translation is MRRGFGIIISLSLLLFNIFFSTNLSADEGDTIKVQAFDYSMRGNVKEAWVVFPDENTKYEKVYMYYSLKCDPLNTPYKCGEWDYLTYTYASKKTGNYQLFPNFKVNGNTYDTFPYMLTPAWNYQTWIEKSYVINDTISLKQINSANINSGSEKTFLQEMPFYRMQYVWKASELKQIGLDSNLISGIHLYLGKNYGDIGRIAIRIKNTMKDSLFVSDVEQDGFLSVFDKYVNISTDGWVYFAFNTSFSWDSLSNILIDFSVSKNFNLQPIHSKIETTNWPSGLVSSSADYALDFEGPDYIDVPTDNFNQIENEITVSLWQYGDPTIQAQNDHVFEAFDVNNKRVISSHLPWSNSNVYWDAGNDGGDYDRIYQTANPEDYKGQWNFWTFTKNAISGEMNIYLNAKLWHSGNGKNRKMSGITKFRIGSNGNNTSNYDGLIDEFSVWNTVLTEAQIQELMNHEVNPSASHYTSLIYYYNCNEGQGVSLSDKSQHHAQAKMDGLPQWTEHSAETQFKNFKSVNSRPIIIIDQSSYGGNY